cctgggtatataaaaccaaaactatttgcTTGGCAaggtttttttatattttggggAACACTGCATAAGAGAAGATGCTTACAATTGCCCTCATGTCTTTATCcactttaaatttaaatatgttttttaatcaacatgtattactttttttactttcactttaacTCATAAAACCTGCACCGACATCTacgagaaaaagaaaaggaaagaaacatcTGCTCTGGTCTGTTTCTTGCATGAAAGAGGGCTTGCGCTGTCATGTCCATAGATGGCATTGCAGACAGGGGAGTTAACTGCTCAAGGTTAAGGGGCTACACTCTCCCTGTATACTGGCGTAATTCATACTTTTCCAGAAAGccctcttctctgtgtctgtcttcccCAGAGCAGAACAGCGCAagccaaaatgaaataaagcctAAGATGTTATCAGGGTGATTGGTGCCAGCGGAGCTTGTCTGAGCCTGTGGTCTGGTGGGGCAGCGCTGGCCCGTACCAGcgcttgtatgtgtgtgagtgtgggtgtgagtgtgtgtgtgtgtgtgtgtgtgtgtgtgtgtgtttgtgtgtgtgtgtgtgtgtgtcctaaagGCACTGGATAGATGAAAGCTTTCTTTAACCATAAGCTATGCAGGAGCCGTGCCAGGAGCAGGAAATGTATCAGCGTGATAACAgccagaaagacagagaaaaaacgagtaacagaaagaaagaaagaaagaaagaaatgagtgGTAGAGGCCACATGGAACCCACAGGGGGAGGCCTGAGGACATAGTCAgccccatcacacacacacaaatgtgactTCATAAATATGTCTTGGGTGTGTACGTTGAGAGATGAATCTAcgttcatttgtgtgtttggggcATTTGAGGTTACATGTCATGTGATGGTTTGACACACCTGAGTATGTAtaggagagaaagaacagaatTCACCTGGAGACATGACCGTTGCAACGCAAATAATGTTGTGCCGCCGGCCTTCCCTGGATCACGACAGGACCTTATAGATGAGAGACGGAGGAATAGCAGCACAAAGAGAGTCTTGTGTTGCTTTATTGCACATAAAATgattactatattattattaattaattatattactgtaatttagtattttttgtgcattcatttgatcattttagatcaaagttttattcatttgtggGAAGAGACGGTACATTTTAATCTGCATCTTTCATATAATTGTCCTACATAGTTTGAGGGTCTGACATTTACTACACATTACATTAAGGTGGAGCTTGAGCCTTAGCCTgtgaaatttgacattttgggatacAATATGCTCATTTAATTTTACGGTTTACAGAAATAGTCCGATAAAACCACAGTGTGTCGTTTTTAcccttcagtttttgtatggattaaacacgatataaagtgttaattagtaCGTTTTAGAGATACTGGTGATtatgttacctttggacagggCTAGGCTAtctgtttccccgtttccagtctttgtgctaagctaagctaaccagctcccagttttagccttatatttaatggaCCAACACAAGGGTGGTTTTCATCAAATGCGTTTTTtcttccccaaaatgtcaaaccattgcTTTAAGAGTTCCAATCATATCACATACCCACATCCTACTTTTCAAAATGGGCTCCACAACCTCTTTTCCAGAGCAGTTAAATAAAGAGAGCTGAATATCTCTggtccatttttatttttaacaccTTCCCTATTTGCTACTTTGGTTTAGAAAGCTAACACTAATTAGATGGCTTGCAAATTGGCATCAAATGATGCAACGCTCCCTTGCTCTCTCCTGTGATCCTCACAGCCTTTGCTTTATGTTTGAAGAAAAAGCGCCATATCCTTAAATAGCTAGGACTATATATTAAGCTGGAGGAAAAGTGTAGAATAATAGTGAATTAGATCACAAATGTTCTCTTTCCCAATCACTGGAATGGACTCTACGCCATGTCTGAAGTATGTGAGGGGCAAGTTTTATAGCAGGCTGATTGGGTTGGAAGGGCCTGTGTGCTTCATTCAGGGCCACGGTGGTATTTTCCTGTGGGCTGCTAGTTAAGTGGGACTGGCTGCTTGGCTCCAGTGGGCAAAAGCCAGCTGGGGACCATTACTACTGCTGAAAGAATATAGCACCCTGTCACAGAATGGTAGCCCGATACAAGACATGCGTAACACCATATACACATACATCACAAACAGAGGCACAAAAGCACTATTTCTTcctatttttcttgtttctatTTTCATATTCTCTGTCTTATCACAGGTCGAGATTGACTGTCTCTCTGCACTGCGCTgtgcttttgtttaattttattcagCTTTGTTTAGTTGACCATTcaagagaaaacattaaaagaatAACACAACGCATTTTAGGCACTGTTTGTATAGAATGATTGATCCGATGAAAAATTtaataaactcacaaaacagAATTCGCGTGTCACTCACATGTCAAAGTCAATTTCCTATTCACCGGCGGTGAATAGGAAATTGACTTTCTGGACAAAGTGAGAGTCCCCGAGGGGTATGACTGCAGCTCATTTGGATGTAAAACCTCGAACAAACATTGTGTGAGTCCACAAAGTCAGCCTCTATCTCATCGCCAAAGCAGCTTTAGTCTTTTGATGCCATCACCTAGCCAAacattttggtgttttcttGCTTGTCTGTAGCATCAGGGGGGGAACTTTTCTCTGGAATGTTTCACCTTGTATTTATTCTATGTATTAATGGTGGATTTATCCTTTAAGTCACCATGTTTGCACCCCACTTCTACCTAGTGATGACGCCAttggttccttttttttcattgcatgGCATTGTCTGTTTTCCCTGCTGCTGTGTCATGGTGAAATGGGTAGGCGATGGAATGAGAGATTAAAGTGGTTGTAATTctgtttaaaatggaaatgtaggtgatgaagaaaaacaaagtgcagttcttcttctgtttcccACACTGCCTGCActttctcctctgccttttctccCACCgccctccctttcctcctttcatcctctcctccatcttgcTCCTCTCTTTTGCAGCTTCTCGCCACCACAAGCACGATTGAGTGTCATCCATTTGTCAGCGTCACATGACAGACAGCAGACCCCACAAGTGTGCACACAtacccccaaaacacacacacacacaaacacaggcgcTGGGACCAGTTAGGAGCTGATGGCGATGAGTCAGGCTTAGAGAAATGCCACAGAGAGCTTAGCTAATGTACTTTATGGagctccctttttcttttcattctctctctttttttctttttgtctatacccccccctctctgtcctaGAAGCCGAGCCAAAAGTCATAGCTCTTTACTGACAGAGAGGTCTTTCCAGTTATTTTTCACAGTACGTCCCCTGTGCCCTAGCTGAGATAGCTTGCCTCATGGCGGTAACGTGCTCCTTCGGTCGTGCTACATGAGAGCCTCTTCCATTTATGCATTGTTGCACAGCTGGACTcactcaatgtgtgtgtgtgtgtgtgtgtgtgtgtgtgtgtgtgtgtgtgtgtgtgtgcctgtgatcAAGTTGTTGGAGATACCTGATCCCTTTTATTGTTCATTTGACCCGCATCCCAGGAGGCATGAGGGTCAGGGTGGAGTACCCAGATACCTTGTACAGGTgcttagtgtgtatgtgagacaaaaaggaagacagggagagagagaaaatggataAACTAAGACATGAATAAAGgagaagagtgaaagagaaaatattttgtgcatGGCTCTCGACCCCACACttttcaacaaatacattaGGGTGCTCTGTTTCTTTAAATTCTCTCTCGGCCTGTCAGGCATTTCAGCTGGTCATAtttgctgcagacacacacacacacacacacacacagatgtatatGGTTAGGAGGCCGAAGCTGGTTTGAGTTAGCATGGAGCCAGTCACACTGTGTGAGAGCCTTACCCCCTGCCTGCTACTGCCACCCTCCACagtctctttccttctttccatctctccatctctctctttcttttactAAATATGTGTGACAGTCAGTCACTGCTCGCCTGGGCCATAGTTAACTGTCCGAGCACCCAACGccctttgaaacacacacacacacacacaaggttgaTCTGCATGGCCTTGTGTCTCCTGATTAGCCCCCTTCATGACAAACAAGCCATCAGAGCAGAGGGTAGCAGAGCAccaaagaaggaggaggaggaggaggagcaggagggacGGATGGGAGAtgcgaagaggaggaggagaggagcagaggtgTAAAGGGGGGCAAGCAGGCGAGGTGAGGAGGCAGGGGCGCCTGGGGACCCCTAGATCACAGCCATGCTAATGAGGGGCTGCTTTGCCGGCAGCAGAGGTGTCAGCTAACCCCTGACAGGTGCACACATGCGTACTCCCAGGGCTTGTGCCCCGTgcgcacacgtgtgtgtgtgtgtgttgtgagagtGCGTGGGAGGGGCTGCAGGGGCAGGTTTGTGTCCCAGTGGCCTAGCCTGCAGGCGGCTTTGTTCTGCATGCAAATCTGTCGCCGTGGCGTTCTGTCGCCCTTGATGGAATGCAGGAGCAGTACAACGAACCTGAACCCCAGGAATGCTGCAGTGCACAGACACATAtagttacacacacatgtgacaTCCACTGTAATGTAGCACATCCTTTTCTCCCACCGTCACCTCCTTGTTAACAACCAGAAACCTGCACTCTCTTGTGTTTCTACAGCAAAGCAACATTATTCTACACACTCCAAAACCTTGCTCCCTGGatgtatttgatgtttttcaccctCTCTACTGTAGAACTGTCCATGCCAAATGAACGCAGTACAGCGGAGAAGTTGGTGGGCTGGCGTTCAAATGCTACTTATTTTcaattatgattttttttccctgagcTTTGTGAGAGTTAATTTGGCATCAGTGAGCACTCATTACCATCCACTCACAGTTCACTGTCAGCTGAGAAGCTCCAGTTTGCCCATCTTGTCTAAGGCTGAGCCTGTGGATTCTTCTGTTATTCTTCTGTGGTCTTATTGTAAGTCCGTCTGGGTTAGAGCATCTGATAAAGGCCCCAAAATGTAAGTGTaatggagagaaatggagggagcTCATGCTTTCGGAAATATAAATCAAACTCCGGCTGGAGGGATGGCATATGTGAATTCCTAAATTAATACACAAATCCACATGTCTGCACCGAACGCCTGTTGTCTACTTCAACCCCGCCAAGCTCACACCAAGTTTTCCTCACTGGCCATATGCAAACAGTCAATACCATGGCTCCCCTTCATTCACTGGCattttgtttgtactttttaagGCAAAATAACGACTATAAAAGGCAATCTGGAAAGAATAAAATCTGATGTAAAGCTCAGATCTTGGTCCCTGAAGACTGGGTTAATTGGCCTGGTGGTTTAGTAAAAAAACCAACccaggagagaaggagagcatTATTACTGGCCCACCTCAGCTCCACGCATGTGCCAATGTTTTAATAACTTCCTCCAGGCCTCCTGGCCCTTAGCCCTCGTTTTGTTGCACAGGACAAAGAGCTGCCCTCCTAAACTGGTCTCGGGCCtgtattgtgtttgtctgtttcatgGGAAAACCTGCCTGGGTGGACACCTGGGCAGAAATTTGACTGAAAAGTCAAAGATTCAGACTATTTCAAGGGAATGTCATCACACTATGGCACTTACAAGCAGTTGTACCGCTAGCAAAGTGGCAAAAACCGACGAAATTCAGCTCATAATGCAGCACCATATTACAAGATCCTGCTGTGACTCCATTTCATTTAACCTTTCATCTCAATCACATTCACTGAACAGTATGTGCATGTcagtacatgtgtgtctgtgtgcatatggTGTGCCAGAGTAAATTGGGCGATTAGGTCCAGCATCAGTGACTGTGTGGAGAGGAGAATGTAACTATTCTAACTGGTAGTTGACCTTGGCGGTCAGCAGTGGAGGAGTCCCTGCCTGCGAGTCAGGCAGACGACTGTAATTACCACAAACTGAAGCATGACACGGCCCACCGTGACTCTCTAATGAAGGCTTTTATTGGCTGGAGCACATGAGCAGCGACATCATTCACACTCTCCCGgcatgtgtgcaagtgtgtgtgaggaaagaATGGAGTGAGGATGTCTGCGACTTCATGTgagcatatctgtgtgtgtgcgtgttattGTCATAGAGATACATGAAGGTCTGTAATGTTAACACATAGGTTTATAAAgggtctatctatctatctatctatctatctatctatctatctatctagttgccccccccccccccccccccccccccttgcttgTTTGGAAAGTTGATGAAATTTGTCTTTGGCCGTCATTAGGCAGCAGCCATCAGCTGCCACTCTATTAGCTGCCACGCTTCCTTTAACAGCATATGGCACAGCTGTGTAAGACATGACAAGATGCAAATGTGTTGCCAtagtggtggtggggtggaAGGTTGTGGGGGTGGTGGTAAATGATTGGGTAGCTTGTATTGATGAGGCCATGTGTGCAGAACAAAATATAattgtgagaagaaaaaaaacccaaacacaatTTGATAAATCGAGAGAGATCATCAATCCCTCTCCCAATCTCACATCTTCATTTCATATTGATCCTCGTGTGTTGATGAGATTATTCAGCTCCCAAGTCTATAGACCCCTCTTGGTCCCTGGGGGCATGTAAATACCCCcttgtgtgtgtcactgtgtatgtgtgtgtatgtgtgcccaAGCACGTCTGGCCCTTAAagtccctccacctctcttcttaccccctctcttcctcctcctcccttccctcgcTCGCTCTCTTCTCCCCATCCAAGCTGTTAAGCTGTCCAGCTCTTTGCTGCCAAACGGCCGTGTGAAGCCCAGCCAAACTAAACACGGGCAGGCAGCCCGCCACTCgccccacacatacacacacacacacacacacacaaacacactcacagccatACAAGCACAAAAATACATCCACATACATGtccacatacatgcacacacacacgctcgtaCGCACACGTTAGTAGCAGGAGTCAGGTCATGTCCCACCCCACACAAACAATGAGAGTGACGGCTACACCAGAGCCCCGCTAatagcagagaaaaacagacagaatcaGTAAATGAGCCCCTCATTAACTTTTTCTGACCCCGTCTCCCCTGGGGAAAGCCAAACCAATCACACCGCCAAATCAGCTTCCTGTACTAGACACTGATCCAACATCAGCTTTCGCTCATCTGCTCTGCAtggtacaagtgtgtgtgtgtgtgtgtgtgtgtgtgaaattgtgAGTGTACCCGAGGTGTgctgagacagaaaaggaaagtgaatagAAAATATTGCTGCGGATGtatctgtgtctgcatgtgtgttttacattccATGACAATGGGTGGCTTTCAGGCAGGCAGCCATCTTAAGGGCTCATTTCTTGATCACATAAGACTTTGGGCGAAAGTAacttctctgtctttgcttcCCCCCTCCGGGCTCCAAAGCTTTGGGACCACCGTACCAACTTGACTCCACTTGCGGTAGCCGCTGATGATAAAATAGATGCAGATGccttgcaaacaaacacaagactgTGGAAATGCCTCTTCAATGCTAGCCTGTGTTGAATTAGTTGAATCCCAACCGAGGCCCTTTTTATGACTCACAAGCGGGCTGACAGGGCCATGCCACAGTGACTGATAGATTCATTTGGCATTAAGTCATGCCATTTAAAGGGACGATTTGTCAGTGAGTGAcgtacagttttttttgtgtgtgtgtgtgtgtgtgtgtgtgtgcgtgcgtgtgcagCCACAACATATCACTTTACTGTTCTTGTTATTACACCAGTGACGTAGAGCTTTATTTAATGTGGATGCTGTGTTAAGACCAGAGGGGTTTTTACTGTTTACACATTGCCTCCATcacctctcctgtctctccatttgtgtgtctgtctttttctctaaTGCCAcatctcaccctccctccctccctcccatatttcctttttcccccattggtgtgtcttttttttccatttttgccTCCCCTGACTCCATATGGAAATGACAGAGTAGACGAGATGGATCTGTATATTAAAGCCTAGCTGACATTAGAATTAGCATAATGTGTCGTGGCCTTAGGGCAGTACCTGCCATATGTATTAGCCTgtagacacacactcagaatttcatacacacacagacaaagcccATGAAAGGCCCccatacaaagacacaaacagaaacatgatataagttcaattcattttctactccacacatgttcacacatggTTGTTCATGAACATGAATCCATTGTAAAGTAATATGTTGGTGTAATTTGTTGaataaaaagtgttttgcatattttatttggatttaGTTTTTACAATATTGATGGTGATTATCTTTCTCTTGGCCCTCAGATAAAAATGAGCCATCCAGCTACATCTGCACTACCTGCAAGCAGACCTTCACCAGCGCCTGGTTCCTGCTGCAGCATGCCCAGCACACTCATGGCATCCGCATCTACCTGGACAACCACCCAGTCAACTGCTCCCTCACTCCCCGCATGGCTCTGCCTCCACCCCCATGCGCTGATGCCCTGCCCCGCTCCCCTCTCCCCACTTTCCTTGGTGACACCAACAACCCATTCCACCTCCTCCGCATGGCCGCACCCCTGCTCAGGGAACATCCCCCTCCCCCGGGGTATATGGAGACCCGGCTGCCTGCAACACCACCCTTTATCAGCCCTCCACCGCCCCCTAGACCCCCTCTAGAGAGGCTGGGCCCAGAGGAGATGGGGCTTCTGTCCCAGCACCCCAGTGCCTTTGAGAGGGTGATGCGGATGACCCCCATGGAGCCTCCTTCCATGGACTTCTCCCGACGTCTGAGGGAACTGGCGGGCAACACGACCAATAATGGGGGGCccacacctcctctctcacccAACCGTGTGCCACCCATGCACCGCCTGCTGAGTCCCACGCTTTTTCAGCCTGGTGCCAAGCCCCCTGCGTTCCTCACCTATGCCCCACAGCCACCCACTACTCAGGGGGGACACGGTTCTTCCAGCCCTCCTGACACCCAAGGACAGAACCAGACCCCGGGGAAATCCAAATCCTGTGAGTTCTGTGGCAAGATTTTCAAGTTCCAGAGCAACCTGATCGTCCACAGACGCAGTCACACAGGAGAGAGGCCATACAAGTGTCATCTATGTGATCATGCCTGCTCCCAGGCCAGCAAGCTTAAGAGGCACATGAAGACACATATGCACAACAAGTCTGGGTCCATGAGTGGCTCCCCAGAACAGGGAAatagaggagagggaggagagggtgaagaAAAGAGCAGGGAAGGAGATTCAAGAGGGATGGGGATGgacaatgaggaggaggaggatgaagaggaggaagaagaagaggaggaagaggaagaggaggaagaactAAGGAATGGTCGGCCAGATTCCAACTTAAGTGAGGACTCCCAGGAGTTCAACCAGAACAGGGAGAATGGCCCTAGACAGTCTCCCGAGGAGAAACCCCTGAGCAGGGATAGAGTAAATGACAGTGGCGGGGTGGGCATCATGCACCCTTACAACCATCTGGACAATCACCTTAGACTTAATCCTAACAAGAGAAGCCTGGAGAGACAACCTAATGGAGATGGTGAAGAGAGGAgtgaagcagaaagagaaagagagaataagaggGAGCAGGACAGAGAGCGAGATGAGCGGGAGGACCACAGACCTGTGATGAATGGCAGGATCAGTGTATCTGAAGCAGACTCCTTCCCTGGGCTCTTCCAGCGTCGGCCCACCCCCATTACCAGCCCGAACCCCTCCAACAACAAGAGGATCAAGATAGAGAAGGAACAGCTGGAGCTTCCCCCAACCATACCCCTTATCTCCCCAGAGAATGTCTACTCTCAGCTCCTGGCTGGCTACGCTGCTTCACGCCACTTCATCAGAGAACCCTTCTTGGGATTCACAGATTCCCGTCAGTCGCCGTTCGGCACCTCCTCCGAGCACTCCTCCTCCGAGACTGGAAGCCTTCGCTTCTCCACCCCACCCGGGGAgctgatggaaggagggagCGCCTCTGGCCGCAGCGGCAGCAGTACTCCTCACCTCCTGCGGGGACCTGGACCCGGCAGGCCCCCGAGCTctaaggagaggaggagtgacaCCTGCGAGTACTGTGGCAAGGTGTTTAAGAACTGCAGCAACCTGACAGTGCACCGACGCAGCCACACGGGGGAACGGCCCTACAAGTGCGACCTGTGCAGCTACGCCTGCGCCCAGAGCTCCAAGCTGACACGCCACATGAAGACCCATGGGCAATTTGGGAAGGAGGTGTACCGCTGCGACATCTGCCACATGCCCTTCAGCGTCTACAGCACGCTGGAGAAACATATGAAGAAATGGCATGGCGAACATTTGATGGCCAGTGAGGTCAAACTGGAGCAGGCGGACAGAGGTTAAGCCAGCAACCATTAGTTATACAGCCTACAGtgtacacatgcaaacactcacacacacgcatacacaaacgcacacacacacacatgcacacacaaaatccCTATAACCACTTCTTCAGCTATGGGGCTTGGCTGGATAATCTCTCTCTTAAAGAATTTTGAGACTGATTGATGTtcgtctttttttcttgtcacagAAACTGCCACCTGAGAATATAAACAAAGGGAAACTTTAATGAGAACTTGTCTGGAATGCCCAACTTGGTGTTTTCTTGGCAAACTGTCTGAGGATTTTATCAGTTAGGAATCCATGGAGCCTTTCTACTGTGCaataatttctgtatttattggATTTTTGTAATGATATTTGGCATGTGCAGGTACATCTTTGTGGGATTTCATATGGAGTTAGTTTTGAAATGTgctaaaacatttttcttttctaaaatgCGATAACTGGAAAGAAATCACCCTTAAcacaaattttcttttttttttcctttaaggAAGCGTATTATCATGTGAGAGTAAAAAAAATTGTGTGAAGCAGTTAgcttttaaaactaaaattaattGTTTTCTATATTAACTGCAGCAGCGGACTACAATCCATTCCCTCACACAGGCCTAAAGCACTGTATGTCAGCCTGACAATAAAATTTcatgctggatttaaaaaatCCAACATTATTGTAGAGACCTGATAAATTGCTTTTAATTTATTCAGGGAATTTGTCCTCTTAAACATTGGCATGTGAATAACTTCAAAATGCAGTTACTGTATTGCTGTCCTTGTTTCAGTCAGGACGTGAATAAAGGTTGCACTTGATGGAGGTACCCTTAACTGATGCTCAGTACATTCCCAATGTAGGATTAAACCACCATATTTAATATGTTGAATAAGTTAAGACTACTTGTGATTAATGTGAGAAGGAGAACAGTCCTGTTTATTGTTTgtaaatatattctttttttttatatatgttaaAGTAGCCCCAACTGTACGTGAAAAATGGCCTAAAACTAAACAATCAGAAGACCAGCTGCTTGCATCATCTTCAGTATATGCTAAGTGTAACTACCATTCATTATTGCTTTATCAGACCCACTTGATTATCTCCcccactccccccaccccatgTGTGCTTACTCAAAGGCAATTTGTTAAACTAAAGCTACTTCAACAATTGTAACACTTTCTAaatcattctctccctctctctcgtgTCTGGCGTGGCATCTCTTTCTGACCCAGGTTGACTCCCTGTGTCCCCTTAGGATCCACAAAATGGTTTCAAATGAAATTCATATCAATGTGTGTTAGCGTTGTGTGTTCTTCTCTCCGCAGTGTGCTCTAAGCCTCTCTCCGACGGCGTCTTTTCACAGTTCACTAGCTCAGATTCATGCATTAGAGCGGCTTTTAAAAGGAAGCCTGTTCATTCGCCTCACAAAGTGATACGGGTTTAACTCCCAGTAACAGATTTTGAGACAGTGTGCATGTTCGTGACTTTTGGGGATTACGGTTTTTATTTTCTGCGTCGTTCATCCTGAAATGAATCTGgtaggagagaaagaaaaaaaaggctataTGAGTTATGATAATTTTGAGCACAGCTGCAATGGGAGATGGCCGGGCGACCTTGAGTAGAGGCTTTTCTTatagtaaaaatgaaaagattggAACTGAGAAATGAAGAAgtgtgagaaagaaatggagggagagagagagcaagaccTTGACCAGGGAGAAGagtcattcaaatgaaattGGAAGCATATGAAACGTGTATCTTTTCTGTACCCAAATGCACATCTACTGGCCACATCTTATAACGGGTCCAtcagagtgagacagagtgagcgtgagagggagggaggcaacGAAGCCACATGAAAGGAGATTGAGACGGAGATCTTTCATTTTAGTTCTGCAATTCTAGATCATCGAAATCATCTTCACTTGAAAGTTCGACCTGCTTCTTTTGGCCCATTGTCAGGTTTTATGTGCGCCATTTTGTCTCGATAGAAAAAGGATTATGCTGTACCTTGAATGCGAAATTCCtctttttgtgagttttttttttagaaaggaACTGATGTTTGAGGTCACCGCCGCTCTCCATAAGCTATTCAGTTACCACGTAGTTCAATATATTTTAGTGAATTGTGAGACGTGTGAGCTGCTTTCAGCTTGCTTACACATGTTGATGCATGAGTGCAAAAATCAAGATCCTGTTGTAAACGCACAGTGTATTCATTCCAGGAAAACTCAGATCAGAGTCAGGCCAAAATGAGCCATACCACGATGAAATATATCATATTCAAATGATGAACAGT
The DNA window shown above is from Enoplosus armatus isolate fEnoArm2 chromosome 19, fEnoArm2.hap1, whole genome shotgun sequence and carries:
- the bcl11bb gene encoding B-cell lymphoma/leukemia 11B, with protein sequence MSRRKQVNPQHLSLTHRETVQAEANHDSGAGSPSPEPSTPSPRRAGHGEHDLLTCGQCQTNFPLGDILVFIEHKRRLCRGPRSGPGSFSKPGETGGVAGISISPRARSLELGRGSIPVEVGIQVTPGGEEDVERRLTPARGICPKQERGDKNEPSSYICTTCKQTFTSAWFLLQHAQHTHGIRIYLDNHPVNCSLTPRMALPPPPCADALPRSPLPTFLGDTNNPFHLLRMAAPLLREHPPPPGYMETRLPATPPFISPPPPPRPPLERLGPEEMGLLSQHPSAFERVMRMTPMEPPSMDFSRRLRELAGNTTNNGGPTPPLSPNRVPPMHRLLSPTLFQPGAKPPAFLTYAPQPPTTQGGHGSSSPPDTQGQNQTPGKSKSCEFCGKIFKFQSNLIVHRRSHTGERPYKCHLCDHACSQASKLKRHMKTHMHNKSGSMSGSPEQGNRGEGGEGEEKSREGDSRGMGMDNEEEEDEEEEEEEEEEEEEEELRNGRPDSNLSEDSQEFNQNRENGPRQSPEEKPLSRDRVNDSGGVGIMHPYNHLDNHLRLNPNKRSLERQPNGDGEERSEAERERENKREQDRERDEREDHRPVMNGRISVSEADSFPGLFQRRPTPITSPNPSNNKRIKIEKEQLELPPTIPLISPENVYSQLLAGYAASRHFIREPFLGFTDSRQSPFGTSSEHSSSETGSLRFSTPPGELMEGGSASGRSGSSTPHLLRGPGPGRPPSSKERRSDTCEYCGKVFKNCSNLTVHRRSHTGERPYKCDLCSYACAQSSKLTRHMKTHGQFGKEVYRCDICHMPFSVYSTLEKHMKKWHGEHLMASEVKLEQADRG